One Actinomycetospora corticicola genomic window, GACCTTGAGGAACAGTGCCGACGCGGTCCCGACGACGGGGCCGTCGGGGGCGTCGAGGTGGGCGCGCCCGCTGACGTACAGCTTGCGCCCGAGGCGGCCGTCGACCCGTCCGCGCAGCCACAGCGTGGAGCCGATCGGCATCGGCGCCCGGAAGTCGGTCTCCAGCCGGGCCGTGACGCACGGGCGGGTGACGAGCGCGACCACCGAGCCGAGCACCTCGTCGAACGCCGCGGTGAGCAGCCCGCCGTGCAGCAGCCCGGGGGCGCCCTGCTGCTCCTCACGCAGCACCATGCGGCTGCTGATCGCCGCGGCGCCCGCCTCGTCGTCGGTCACCCAGGACTCCAGGCGCAGCCCGTGGGGCAGGTCGGCGCAGCCGAAGCACACCGCCGAGTGCACGGGGATGCGCTCGCCGACCGCGGGCGCCTTCTCGTGCCGCTCGGCGACCGTCGCCTCGGCGGGGAGTTCCAGGCTGGGGGACGCGACCATGAGCGCACGCTAACGGTCTTCGGCAGGATGGCGGCCGTGGCAGACAACACCCCGGACGTCCTGCTCGAGCGGATCGCGCCGGAGGGCGCGCAGGAGGGCGGTGGACTCACCGCGCTGCTGACGCTGCGCGACCCGAAGCGGCGCAACGCGATGAGTCGGGCCCTCTCCGACGCGCTCCTCGCGGTCCTCGACGAGGTGGAGGCCGACGAGCGGGTGCACGCCGTCGTCGTCACCGGCGCGGCCGACCGCGGCCCCGCGTTCTGCGCCGGCGGGGACCTCGACGAACTCGCCGCGGTGGGTGCGACGACGGGCCAGGACGGCGAGGACGCGATCCGGGGGGTCTACGCGGGCTTCCTGCGGCTCGCGGCGTGCCCGCTGCCCACCATCGCCGCCGTCGACGGGCCGGCGGTCGGCGCCGGCATCAACATGGCCCTCGCCGCCGACATCCGGCTCGCCGGGGACACCGCGCGCTTCGAGCCCGGCTTCCTGCGCCTGGGGATCCACCCCGGCGGCGGCATGACCTGGATGACACAGCGCCTGGTGGGGCAGCAGACCACCATCGCGATGCTGCTCGGCGGCGAGGCGATGGACGCGGCCGCCGCCGAACGGGCCGGGCTCGTGCTGCGGCGGGTCCCCGGCGAGGTGCCCGAGCAGGGGCACTCGCCCGTCGTCGTGGAGGCGCTGCGGATGGCGGCGTTCTCCGCCCGGGCCCCGCGGGACCTCGTCACCACGACGAAGGCGTCGATCCGCACCACCTCGGCGCTCACCGACCACGCC contains:
- a CDS encoding PaaI family thioesterase; this encodes MVASPSLELPAEATVAERHEKAPAVGERIPVHSAVCFGCADLPHGLRLESWVTDDEAGAAAISSRMVLREEQQGAPGLLHGGLLTAAFDEVLGSVVALVTRPCVTARLETDFRAPMPIGSTLWLRGRVDGRLGRKLYVSGRAHLDAPDGPVVGTASALFLKVEMDHFLRNSRPEDLEALGVPAERIRAARA
- a CDS encoding enoyl-CoA hydratase-related protein, translating into MAAVADNTPDVLLERIAPEGAQEGGGLTALLTLRDPKRRNAMSRALSDALLAVLDEVEADERVHAVVVTGAADRGPAFCAGGDLDELAAVGATTGQDGEDAIRGVYAGFLRLAACPLPTIAAVDGPAVGAGINMALAADIRLAGDTARFEPGFLRLGIHPGGGMTWMTQRLVGQQTTIAMLLGGEAMDAAAAERAGLVLRRVPGEVPEQGHSPVVVEALRMAAFSARAPRDLVTTTKASIRTTSALTDHAEAVTVEVGPQLTSLRSPAFEEGLDRLRKRS